Genomic DNA from Leptospira venezuelensis:
GGGTTGCCCCCCGGCCCAAATAATAGTAAGCATTCTTTTCCTACATAAACCAAGGACCGACCCAAACCGTCAAGAAAGGTGAGACCTTGGAAATCCTCTCAAGGCCTCGACCCATTGAGGATATTACGCCGCTTCTTTTTCTTTTCTATCTCCGAAGCTGTCGAATCGGACCTCGTCTGCTATTACTTTGACCTTAGAACGGGACTGGCCTTCTTGATTTTTCCATCTATCCTGCTTTAAATGTCCGACTACTGTTACCTTTTTTCCTTTTTTAAGATACTCAGAACAATTTTCAGCGAGCCTTTCCCAAACTTCCACGTCGACATACGAGACCTCGGACTCTTCTCCTTCTGTTCTTTTATAATTATGGTTCACTGCCACTGTAAAATTTGTGACAGACTTTCCAGCCTGAGTCTTCTTTAAGTCCGGGTCCGCAGTTAGGTAACCATCCAGAACTGTAAGTGATAGATTTTTCATAAACATTCTCCTCCTGGGGGAATATAGGAGCTACGTGTAGTAGAATGTTTACTATGCTTGTGATTTTTTTTGGATTCATCGGGAAATCTCCCGGAATTTTGATTCCGGGAGATTTGTTTTAGGGAGAGAATAACGGACCCAAAAATTCAGGCCGATCTATCTATTCTTCCAGAGTGGAGAGGTAAGATTCGCCTTCTAAAATGGAAGAAACACCAAGATAATATTCATCTTCTGTGTTGATTTGTCCGGCAAAAGAATACCAGCCGATAG
This window encodes:
- a CDS encoding single-stranded DNA-binding protein, whose translation is MKNLSLTVLDGYLTADPDLKKTQAGKSVTNFTVAVNHNYKRTEGEESEVSYVDVEVWERLAENCSEYLKKGKKVTVVGHLKQDRWKNQEGQSRSKVKVIADEVRFDSFGDRKEKEAA